From Candidatus Nitricoxidivorans perseverans, the proteins below share one genomic window:
- the aroB gene encoding 3-dehydroquinate synthase: MRTLNVSLAERGYPIHIGSGLLGNAELVAAALAAPRAAIVSNVTVAPLYLERLAVPLRAAGVRVTEIVLPDGEAHKNWGTLNAIFDALLADRCDRATTVIALGGGVIGDLAGFAASSYQRGVPFIQVPTTLLSQVDSSVGGKTGINHPRGKNMVGAFWQPRLVLADTDTLLTLPDRELSAGLAEVIKYGLIRDLPFLEWLEANMDRLMARDADALAHAIERSCANKAEVVAGDERETAKDGGRALLNLGHTFGHAIEAGVGYGEWLHGEAIAVGMAMAAELSRRLGWLETADVDRVRTLLVRAGLPVAGPDLSADRYLDLMSHDKKVIAGKLRLVLLKRLGEAVTWGDAPEADIRAAIERCHA; this comes from the coding sequence ATGCGAACCCTGAATGTCTCCCTCGCCGAACGCGGCTATCCCATCCACATCGGTTCAGGTCTGCTGGGGAACGCCGAGCTTGTCGCCGCCGCTCTCGCGGCACCGCGAGCGGCCATCGTCAGCAATGTGACCGTCGCCCCCCTTTACCTGGAAAGGCTGGCCGTACCCCTGCGGGCCGCCGGAGTGCGTGTGACCGAGATCGTCCTGCCGGACGGCGAGGCCCACAAGAACTGGGGGACGCTGAACGCCATCTTCGATGCCCTGCTTGCCGATCGCTGCGACCGCGCAACGACGGTCATCGCGCTGGGCGGCGGCGTCATCGGCGATCTGGCGGGCTTCGCCGCCTCCTCCTACCAGCGCGGCGTGCCCTTCATCCAGGTGCCGACGACGCTGCTTTCCCAGGTGGATTCTTCGGTCGGCGGCAAGACGGGCATCAACCATCCGCGCGGCAAGAACATGGTCGGCGCGTTCTGGCAGCCGAGGCTCGTCCTGGCCGATACCGACACGCTGCTGACCCTGCCCGACCGGGAACTTTCGGCCGGCCTGGCGGAGGTGATCAAGTACGGCCTGATCCGCGACCTGCCCTTCCTGGAATGGCTGGAGGCGAACATGGACCGGCTCATGGCGCGCGACGCCGATGCGCTCGCCCACGCCATCGAGCGATCCTGCGCCAACAAGGCCGAGGTGGTGGCCGGCGACGAACGGGAGACGGCGAAGGACGGCGGCCGGGCTCTGCTCAACCTGGGCCACACGTTCGGCCATGCCATCGAGGCCGGCGTCGGCTATGGCGAATGGCTGCACGGTGAGGCGATTGCCGTCGGGATGGCGATGGCGGCGGAGCTGTCGCGCCGGCTGGGCTGGCTTGAAACGGCGGATGTCGACCGCGTACGCACCCTGCTCGTGCGCGCCGGCCTGCCGGTGGCGGGGCCGGATCTTTCCGCCGATCGCTATCTCGACCTGATGAGCCATGACAAGAAGGTCATCGCCGGCAAATTGCGCCTGGTGCTGCTCAAGCGGCTGGGTGAGGCCGTAACCTGGGGCGACGCCCCTGAGGCCGACATCCGCGCCGCCATCGAGCGCTGCCATGCCTGA
- a CDS encoding deoxyguanosinetriphosphate triphosphohydrolase yields the protein MPELAPYAVADGNSRGRVHAEPRPKSRSEFQRDRDRIIHSTAFRRLEYKTQVFVNHEGDLFRTRLTHSIEVAQIGRSVARALRLNDDLTEAIALAHDLGHTPFGHAGQDALNECMRDHGGFEHNLQSLRIVERLEERYGAFDGLNLMFETREGILKHCPPARARELGELGRRFLEDKRPSLEAQICNLADEIAYNSHDIDDGLRSGLITVEALEQVGLFARHAGAARAEFPSLGERRMIHETVRRMIDTQVTDLLGESARRIEAAGVATLADVREAPALVGFTEGMRGENRALKQFLHEHLYRHYQVLRMTGKARRIIRDLFGAFTSDPRLLPPQYQAMAKENGPRTIADYIAGMTDRYAMKEHRRLFAVGEG from the coding sequence ATGCCTGAGCTGGCGCCTTATGCCGTGGCCGACGGGAATTCGCGCGGCCGCGTTCACGCCGAGCCGCGCCCCAAGTCGCGCAGCGAATTCCAGCGTGACCGCGACCGCATCATTCACTCCACCGCCTTCCGCCGGCTCGAATACAAGACGCAGGTCTTCGTCAACCACGAGGGCGACCTGTTTCGCACGCGGCTCACGCACAGCATCGAGGTGGCACAGATCGGCCGCTCGGTGGCCCGCGCGCTGCGGCTCAACGACGACCTCACCGAGGCCATCGCCCTGGCGCACGACCTCGGGCATACGCCTTTCGGCCACGCCGGCCAGGATGCGCTGAACGAATGCATGCGGGACCACGGCGGCTTCGAGCACAACCTGCAATCCCTGCGCATCGTGGAGCGCCTGGAGGAGCGCTACGGCGCCTTCGACGGGCTCAATCTTATGTTCGAAACCCGCGAGGGCATCCTCAAGCACTGCCCGCCGGCCAGGGCGCGCGAGCTGGGGGAACTCGGCCGCCGGTTCCTGGAAGACAAGCGCCCTTCGCTGGAAGCGCAGATATGCAACCTGGCCGACGAGATCGCCTACAATTCCCACGACATAGACGATGGCCTGCGTTCGGGCCTGATCACGGTCGAGGCGCTGGAGCAGGTGGGCCTTTTCGCCCGCCACGCCGGCGCCGCAAGGGCCGAATTCCCCTCCCTCGGCGAGCGCCGCATGATCCACGAGACCGTTCGCCGCATGATCGACACCCAGGTGACCGATCTCCTGGGCGAATCGGCGCGGCGCATCGAGGCGGCGGGTGTGGCGACGCTGGCCGATGTGCGCGAGGCGCCGGCGCTGGTCGGCTTCACCGAGGGCATGCGCGGCGAGAACCGCGCCCTTAAGCAGTTTCTTCACGAGCACCTGTACCGCCATTACCAGGTGCTGCGCATGACCGGCAAGGCTCGGCGCATCATCCGCGATCTCTTCGGCGCCTTCACGTCGGACCCCCGCCTGCTGCCGCCCCAGTACCAGGCGATGGCGAAGGAGAACGGGCCGAGGACCATTGCCGACTACATTGCCGGCATGACCGACCGCTACGCCATGAAGGAGCATCGACGGCTGTTCGCCGTCGGGGAAGGCTGA
- a CDS encoding glutamate synthase-related protein, giving the protein MHLPRPQGLYDPAFEHDACGVGFVAHIKNLKSHAIVEQGLKILENLTHRGATGYDPLLGDGAGILIQIPDAFLRAEASKCGVNLPAEGAYACGNVFLPQSGKGRATCEAAVARIVAEEGQAFLGWRDVPCDNRGIAQAAKDAEPVVRQAFVASRAADQDAFERKLFVIRKRIEHEVRRLALSDGRQFYVTTLSSRTIGYKGMLLAHQVGEYYPDLKDPRVVSALSLVHQRFSTNTFPTWDLAHPFRMIAHNGEINTLRGNINWMAARQKSMYSKWLDEDLAKLWPLIVEGQSDSASFDNALELLVMGGYPLAHAMMLLIPEAWAGNPMMDEDRRAFYEFHAPVMEPWDGPAAVAFTDGRQIGATLDRNGLRPARYLVTDDGIVLMASEMGVLDFPEARIAKKWRLQPGKMFLIDLEAGRIIDDAELKKNIATSEPYRRWIEESRVFLNKLPAGGALPAMRESLLDTQQAFGYSQEDLNVILDPMIRGGEEPIGSMGTDTSLPVLSSKNKSLYTYFKQLFAQVTNPPIDPIREEIVMSLTSFVGPRPNLLGIAGRDDEGITPRLELAQPVLSNEDCARLRDIERLTNGRFRSTVLGLSYPFAEGVAGCEAALERLCAAAEKAVADGYTILILSDRLVARDRAAVPALLACSGVHHHLIRTGLRTRVGLVVDTGSAREVHHFALLAGYGAEAVCPWLAFATIGDMVEHGVENDIDKDAYKTAAKNYKKAVGKGLYKVMSKMGISTYQSYCGAQIFEAIGLSAGFVDRWFAGTATQIEGVGLAEIAEESLRIHRAAFSDDPVLRHMLDFGGEYAFRIRGEDHMWTPDAIAKLQHATRSGKAETYREYSALINGQSARLMTLRGLFEIKPAGAPVPVEEVEPAAEIVRRFATGAMSLGSISTEAHTTLAIAMNRIGGRSNTGEGGEDPLRFRKASADETVAGVIGKDRIERDLPLKPGDSLRSSIKQVASGRFGVTAEYLANADQLQIKMAQGAKPGEGGQLPGHKVSEYIGFLRHSVPGVGLISPPPHHDIYSIEDLAQLIHDLKNSNPEASVSVKLVSEIGVGTVAAGVSKAKADHVVISGFDGGTGASPISSIKHAGTPWELGLAETQQTLVMNRLRGRIRVQADGQMKTGRDVLIGALLGADEFGFATAPLVVTGCVMMRKCHLNTCPVGVATQDPMLRRKFTGQPEHVVNYFFFVAEEVRQLMAGMGIRRFEDLIGRADLLDMKKGIAHWKAKGLDFSKIFYSPVLANEVPAEVARRHCETQDHGLDAALDHRLIERAAPALERGEDVVIEMAIRNVNRTVGTMLSHEVAKRYGREGLPDGAITVKLSGTAGQSFGAFLAAGITLDLVGEGNDYVGKGLSGGRIVVRPSDAFRGTAHENIIVGNTVLYGATAGEAFFRGVAGERFAVRNSGATAVVEGTGDHGCEYMTGGTIVVLGMTGRNFAAGMSGGIAYVYDEDGHFAGRCNPSMVALEEISPAEEQPDDGLRHHNQTDEAQLRALIERHAALTGSARAKALLADWPAARARFIKVFPHEYRRALKQIAARQLKEAA; this is encoded by the coding sequence ATGCATCTGCCCCGCCCCCAGGGCCTGTATGACCCTGCTTTCGAGCACGACGCCTGCGGCGTCGGCTTCGTCGCCCACATCAAGAACCTGAAGAGCCATGCCATCGTCGAGCAGGGCCTCAAGATACTTGAAAACCTGACCCATCGCGGCGCCACCGGCTACGATCCGTTGCTCGGCGACGGCGCCGGCATCCTGATCCAGATCCCCGATGCCTTCCTGCGCGCCGAAGCGTCAAAATGCGGCGTCAATCTCCCCGCCGAAGGTGCTTACGCCTGCGGCAACGTCTTCCTCCCGCAATCCGGCAAGGGCCGTGCCACCTGCGAGGCGGCCGTCGCCCGCATCGTCGCCGAGGAGGGCCAGGCGTTCCTCGGATGGCGCGACGTGCCCTGCGACAACCGGGGCATTGCGCAGGCGGCGAAGGACGCCGAACCCGTCGTGCGCCAGGCATTCGTCGCGAGCCGCGCCGCCGACCAGGACGCCTTCGAGAGAAAACTTTTCGTCATCCGCAAGCGCATCGAGCACGAAGTGCGCCGCCTTGCGCTGTCAGACGGCCGCCAGTTCTATGTCACCACGCTGTCCTCGCGCACGATCGGCTACAAGGGCATGCTGCTGGCCCATCAGGTCGGCGAGTACTACCCCGACCTGAAGGATCCCCGCGTCGTTTCCGCGCTGTCCCTCGTTCACCAGCGGTTTTCCACCAACACCTTTCCGACCTGGGATCTCGCCCACCCGTTCCGCATGATTGCGCACAACGGAGAGATCAACACCCTGCGCGGCAACATCAACTGGATGGCGGCGCGCCAGAAGTCGATGTACTCGAAGTGGCTGGACGAGGACCTCGCCAAGCTCTGGCCGCTGATCGTCGAGGGGCAGTCCGACTCCGCCAGTTTCGACAACGCGCTGGAACTGCTGGTGATGGGCGGCTATCCGCTGGCCCACGCCATGATGCTGTTGATCCCCGAGGCCTGGGCCGGCAATCCGATGATGGACGAGGACCGCCGCGCCTTCTACGAATTCCACGCGCCGGTGATGGAGCCCTGGGACGGCCCGGCCGCCGTGGCCTTCACCGACGGCCGGCAGATCGGCGCGACGCTGGATCGCAATGGCCTGCGGCCCGCCCGCTACCTGGTCACCGACGACGGCATCGTCCTGATGGCCTCCGAGATGGGCGTGCTGGATTTCCCGGAGGCGCGCATCGCCAAGAAGTGGCGCCTGCAGCCGGGCAAGATGTTCCTGATCGACCTCGAAGCGGGCCGCATCATCGACGACGCCGAATTGAAGAAGAACATCGCCACATCGGAACCCTATCGCCGCTGGATCGAGGAGTCGCGCGTCTTCCTGAATAAGCTGCCCGCGGGCGGCGCGCTGCCGGCCATGCGCGAGTCCCTGCTCGACACCCAGCAGGCCTTCGGCTACTCGCAGGAGGATCTGAATGTCATCCTCGATCCGATGATCCGGGGCGGCGAGGAGCCCATCGGCTCGATGGGCACCGACACGTCCCTGCCGGTGCTGTCCTCCAAGAACAAGTCGCTCTACACCTACTTCAAGCAGCTCTTCGCCCAGGTGACGAACCCGCCGATCGATCCGATCCGCGAGGAGATCGTCATGTCGCTGACTTCCTTCGTCGGCCCGCGGCCCAACCTGCTGGGCATCGCCGGTCGCGACGACGAGGGCATCACGCCGCGCCTGGAGCTCGCCCAGCCGGTGTTGTCCAACGAGGATTGCGCGCGGCTGCGCGACATCGAGCGACTGACGAACGGACGCTTCCGGTCGACCGTGCTGGGCCTCTCCTATCCCTTCGCCGAGGGGGTGGCCGGCTGCGAGGCGGCGCTGGAGCGCCTGTGCGCGGCCGCCGAGAAGGCCGTGGCCGACGGCTACACCATCCTCATTCTTTCCGACCGGCTCGTGGCGCGCGACCGCGCCGCCGTGCCGGCGCTGCTGGCCTGTTCCGGCGTCCACCACCACCTGATCCGCACGGGGTTGCGCACCCGCGTCGGCCTCGTGGTCGACACGGGCTCCGCGCGCGAGGTGCATCATTTCGCGCTGCTGGCCGGCTATGGCGCCGAAGCCGTCTGCCCGTGGCTCGCGTTCGCCACCATCGGCGACATGGTGGAGCACGGCGTCGAGAACGACATCGACAAGGACGCCTACAAGACGGCCGCCAAGAACTACAAGAAGGCCGTCGGCAAGGGCCTCTACAAGGTGATGTCCAAGATGGGCATTTCCACCTACCAGTCCTACTGCGGCGCGCAGATCTTCGAGGCCATCGGCCTGTCCGCCGGGTTCGTCGACCGCTGGTTCGCCGGCACGGCCACGCAGATCGAGGGCGTCGGCCTGGCGGAGATCGCCGAGGAGTCGCTTCGGATTCACCGGGCGGCCTTCTCGGACGATCCGGTATTGCGCCACATGCTCGACTTCGGTGGCGAATACGCCTTCCGCATCCGCGGTGAAGACCACATGTGGACGCCGGACGCCATCGCCAAGCTCCAGCACGCCACGCGCTCCGGCAAGGCCGAGACCTACAGGGAGTACTCGGCGCTCATCAACGGGCAGAGCGCACGGCTGATGACGCTGCGGGGGCTCTTCGAGATCAAGCCCGCCGGCGCGCCCGTTCCCGTCGAGGAAGTCGAGCCGGCCGCCGAGATCGTCCGGCGTTTCGCCACGGGCGCCATGTCGCTCGGCTCCATTTCCACCGAGGCGCACACGACGCTGGCCATCGCCATGAACCGCATCGGCGGCCGATCCAATACCGGCGAGGGCGGCGAGGATCCCCTCCGCTTCCGGAAAGCCAGCGCCGACGAGACGGTGGCCGGCGTGATCGGCAAGGACCGCATCGAGCGCGACCTGCCCCTGAAGCCCGGCGATTCGCTGCGCTCGTCGATCAAGCAGGTGGCCTCGGGGCGCTTCGGTGTCACGGCGGAATACCTCGCCAACGCCGACCAGCTCCAGATCAAGATGGCGCAGGGCGCCAAGCCCGGCGAGGGCGGCCAGCTGCCCGGCCACAAGGTCTCCGAGTACATCGGCTTCCTGCGCCACTCGGTGCCGGGCGTCGGCCTCATCTCGCCGCCGCCGCACCACGACATCTATTCCATCGAGGACCTGGCGCAACTGATCCACGACCTCAAAAATTCCAACCCGGAAGCGAGCGTTTCCGTGAAGCTGGTGTCCGAGATCGGCGTCGGCACGGTCGCGGCGGGCGTCTCGAAGGCCAAGGCGGATCACGTCGTGATCTCCGGCTTCGACGGCGGCACCGGCGCCTCACCCATTTCGTCGATCAAGCATGCCGGCACGCCCTGGGAGCTGGGGCTGGCCGAGACGCAGCAGACCCTGGTGATGAACCGGCTGCGCGGCCGCATCCGCGTGCAGGCGGACGGCCAGATGAAGACGGGCCGCGATGTGCTGATCGGCGCGCTGCTCGGCGCCGACGAGTTCGGCTTCGCCACCGCGCCGCTGGTGGTGACCGGTTGCGTGATGATGCGGAAGTGCCACCTCAACACCTGCCCGGTCGGCGTGGCCACGCAGGACCCCATGCTGCGCCGCAAGTTCACCGGCCAGCCGGAGCATGTCGTCAATTACTTTTTCTTCGTCGCCGAGGAAGTCCGCCAGCTGATGGCCGGCATGGGCATCCGCCGCTTCGAGGACCTGATCGGCCGCGCCGACCTCCTGGACATGAAGAAGGGCATCGCGCACTGGAAGGCGAAGGGGCTGGACTTCTCGAAGATCTTCTACAGCCCCGTGTTGGCAAATGAGGTGCCCGCCGAAGTGGCCCGCCGCCATTGCGAGACGCAGGACCACGGGCTCGACGCCGCGCTCGACCATCGCCTCATCGAACGGGCCGCGCCCGCGCTGGAGCGCGGGGAGGATGTCGTCATCGAGATGGCCATCCGCAACGTCAACCGCACCGTCGGCACGATGCTCTCGCACGAGGTGGCGAAGCGTTACGGCCGCGAAGGGCTTCCCGACGGCGCGATTACCGTGAAGCTCTCCGGCACGGCGGGCCAGAGCTTCGGCGCCTTCCTGGCCGCCGGCATCACGCTCGATCTGGTGGGCGAGGGCAACGACTACGTCGGCAAGGGACTCTCGGGCGGTCGCATCGTCGTGCGGCCCTCCGACGCGTTCCGCGGCACGGCGCACGAGAACATCATCGTCGGCAACACGGTGCTCTACGGCGCCACCGCCGGCGAGGCCTTCTTCCGCGGCGTGGCCGGCGAGCGCTTCGCCGTGCGAAACTCCGGCGCGACAGCCGTCGTCGAGGGCACGGGCGACCACGGCTGCGAGTACATGACCGGCGGCACGATCGTCGTGCTGGGCATGACGGGCCGCAACTTCGCGGCGGGCATGTCGGGCGGCATCGCCTACGTCTATGACGAGGATGGCCACTTCGCCGGCCGGTGCAACCCCTCAATGGTGGCGCTGGAGGAAATCTCTCCGGCGGAAGAGCAGCCGGACGACGGCCTGCGCCACCACAACCAGACCGACGAGGCCCAGCTCAGGGCGCTCATCGAGCGTCATGCGGCGCTCACCGGCAGCGCGCGCGCGAAGGCGCTCCTGGCCGACTGGCCGGCCGCCCGCGCCCGCTTCATCAAGGTCTTCCCCCACGAATACCGCCGCGCGCTCAAGCAGATCGCCGCGCGCCAACTCAAAGAGGCTGCGTGA